The stretch of DNA GAACTGTTTTCCAGCTGCATTCACAGTAGGATCTGTAAACTCAACGATATAATCACCATTGTTTAAATTCGAAAACAAGTAGTAGCCCTCTGCATCCGTCACTGTCGTTTGCAACACTTCATTTGTCTGAGGGTTTTTCAATGTCACTGTAACATTTGCAATGCCTTTATCCGCAATGTCTTGTACATTATTATGATTCACATCTTCCCAAACTCTGTTTCCTAAATTAAAATGCTTCTCCCCTTGACCGGACGCTGAACTTTTTAATGTCTCAATACGATTTTCTGAATAAACTGTTGTCCGTACAGTATTTTTTTCATCATTTCCTAATAAACTCACACGTTGTACTAGTGGCTGTGTCGATTTTAAATCTTGCATTCCTTTCGTGTACACGACATATCTTTTTGAAGTCACTTGCTCTGCAAATTTAATGGACACCATATCCGTGCCATTTGTATTATACGTCAATGTATAGTCTGTATGAGGCGTCAGTTCTAGTAACTTAGAAAAATCTGGCTTATAACTATCCGCTAAGGTCACACCGTCAGGCACTTCATAGACTTTAACGGTATCATTGCTTGCCACAACTGCACTGCTTGATTCAGGCATTGTGTTATTGCCGTAGCCAAAAATTTTCACTTCCGGTTTACTGATTGTTTTCTTCAAAAGGTTCACGTACGCAACTTGCGAATATTCTCCCGATACAAAATCAAACTCATCGAAAAACGAATTAATATTGACATTGTTTTCCGAAATCACGTCTTGATATTTCACATCGAATGTTCTTGAAGTCGTTTGTCCCGCAACGGTCACATCAACTTTTTGCGGCCCAGCTTGTTTGACTACATCTCTCTCAATATAACTCAACAAATTGAGCTGTGCAGATACGTTATTATGTTTGTCTACAAAATCAGTAAATGTATACGTCAACGTTCTTGTGTTTAAATCATATCGACCTGTCGCAATCAACTCTCCACCTGAATTATAAATACTTGGCGGTGTCGATCTATTTTCAAAGAAGTCACTGATTTGAACATTGTTTGAATACTTGACTTCAAAAGTATCTCCCGCTTTAACTGAATCGTCTACGTTAAAATTGATTTGTGTTTCAAGATGGCCAAGTTGATGTGGATAAACGACACCGTCATTATCTCCATTGTTTTTATCTTTATCTGTGATCACCGTTTTAATATTCGATATACCCGACGTGTTGTCGACCGCTACCGTATGGATGGGTGGCGTATTAGACAATGCGACATGAGATGAAGATGCTTTTTCCGTTGTAGTCGGCACTGCAATAACTGCTTCTGATGCATTTTGGGAAGGCTGTGGCGCCTCTGTCGTCGTTGGACTTGTTGGCTTTACCTCTGTTGTTTCTGAAGGCGTTGGTGTAGGTGTTGGGGGTTGCGCTGCTGGCATGTCAGTTGCCACTGCTTGATTTGATGCCGTATTTGATGCCGGATTCGCTGGCATGTCTCCAGGCTGAGTCGTATCCTCAGATAGCATATGCTTTTCGACTTGTCCTGCTTCCGGAACGGCCGCGCCCACGTCTCCTTCAGCTGCGTGCGCTTCTTTGGCATTGAGACCAAAAATTAAAGTCGCTCCAATCAGTAAGGACGCTGTTCCTACTGTATATTTTCTTATCGCATAAGTATTCTGTTGATGCGCGAACACATCATCTTTTGCTTTGGTTTTCATGTTGTAAAACCCTCCTGTATTCGTTCGTTTTAATCAATATGATGTTTAACATGTATCGGTTTAATCTCATTTATTAATATTGAGATAAGGCAAAATCAGATACATCATTAAACCGCTTTCATAAATAAGTGCTAAAGGTTTTCGAAAATGACATTGGCTTATTTTAACGCCATCACTTGATGCAACAATGTTCTTAATTTTAAAAATATTATCGTTTTAAATGGGTTTCATATTTAGCAATTGTTTTATCATTTGTCTTTTTACGACTCATATGCAAATAAGAAAAGTGATGTTTTAGATGTTGTCTATCAACATTCAAATAATAACTGTCGGTAATATGATTGTAGATAATGGGATCATCCAAAATATGCCAATTGTCACTCTCATGGATGTAGTTACGAATATGTGCGATATCTCTTTGTATCGTTCTAGAGCTCACCCCCCATTCATTTGCCATATACATTTTGTTAATTTCTTTGCCTAAAATCAAATCAGTATAAATTGAAAGTAATCGATAAGGTTGATTCATACACTCCTCCTCATAACATATTTATATTGTAATAAATAAGATGGACATATTATGTCATTAATAATATATAGATAAATAAACTTCAAGTTAATGCTTAAGTCATTAAGTATGTATTTTTTATAAAATTAAAACAAAAAAATTATTGTAGTATGTTTTTATGCGCGCCATTGACCCGTATCTCAATCTCCACACTTTTTAAAGCTAGGAATTACATTTAAGTCGATAGCGCAGCAATTTTTAATACGAATGGACGCGTTCGTTTGACTGAAATTTTTGTTTTTAAAATGCTATACTGATAGATAGCAATAGATTGACATCCTTATTAGGCACGTGTCATGTCATAATGAGGGATTTCAAAGGAGGTTTTTTTAGTGGTAAAAGTAACAATTATTGCAGGGGGTCACAAAGTTGCATCTCGTTTGACAGGGGTGATCGAATATACAGAACGTTATCTCAACCAAGCGGAGATTGAGACAGAAGTCATTCAAGTCCATCAACTCGATGCAAAAGCACTGATTACTGCTGATTTTTCAAATGCCTCTATTACCGCTACGCATCAAGCAATCGAGGAATCAGAAGGCATTATCATCATTTCTCCAGTTTTCAAAGCAGCGTATTCTGGTATTTTAAAAACATATCTAGATTTATTACCACGCCGCGTTTTTACCGGTAAGACCGTCTTGCCTTTAGCCGTCGGGGGTTCTTTTGCACACGTCTTGGCGATGCAATATAGTCTCGATCCAGTCATTAAAGAACTGGGGGCAGATACGATTCATAAAGGCCGCTTCATTTTAGACCAACACATCTCTTACAATGATGACGGTAGTTATCACTTTGATCGCGAAGCAGATGAAGCGTTGAGTAAGACACTCAAAAAATTTGTAGACGATAAATCGACGGTTAAAAGCTAATCGTCTCACATCGGGGACATGCACTTTTAACCATTAAAAGCCGTTAAACGCCAACGCGCATTTTAACGGCTTTTTCCTATTCACAAATCACATAATTATAGGCGCCTCCCCTTTTAGAGCCTATCTATAAAAAAGACCCGATTAAATGTAGTGAACACTTAATCGAGTCTTTTTAGTGACATTATTTTAAATATATTTCTAATAATTTATTCAAATACTTTTCTTTTGAATAGCCCCGAGTGAATCGTTCAAACAAGTAGACATCAGAAGAAAATCCGTTTAACAATAAGTCCAATTTCAATTGAACATCTGTCATTTCATCTTGTTTCGCGATTTCGTTTTCTAAAATCCGATATAAGTCATGATAAAAAGGCGCCGCACTAAATGAGTTTTCTTTCAAACCATGTTTTTCAATAAAACTCAGCAAATTCAAATTGCGCTCTTTAAACTTAATAAAGATCTCAAGCACCCCATAAATTCTATCGTACATGGATGCTTCACTATACGCGGCTAAAAAAGATTCAATTTCATCAAACATATCACTGATTTGATCGTTAATGACGGCTTGGCAAAGCAATGATTTACTCGCAAAATGGCGATATAGGGTGCCAACACCGACCTCAGCACGTTTCGCAATCGCTGTCATATTGATAGATTCCAAGTCACTATTTTCATGTAACATTTGTGAGACTGTCATTAAAATCTTCTTTTTATTGCGTCGGGCATCTAACCGCTTTGTCTTTTCCTGATTTTTCATCGTGTTACATTCCTTTTATTCTGCTTCAATTTTTTCTAGTCGATCCACCTTCAAATCGATACCGAAATGCGTGTTTAACAATTGACGGTAATTCTCTTTTGTCACGGGTGATTTTCGTTTTCCTTCTTCATCCGTGACAGTAAAATTTTGATGAGACAATGTCACTCTTCCAACTGAAGTCGGCATCGTCACAATCAAACGTTTCACAAAGACGGATTCTGGATTTTTTGAATTATACTCTATTTTATCATCAAAGTAGTCTAAATTTCTCGCTTTATTTGTCACTTCATATTTTGTTTGCCATGCGTCATCTACCCATTTCTGAACACGAATCATCCCTTGACCACTCACAGCTCGATACGTTCCATTTGTATCATCGACCGTGTCTTCACCGTGTTCTGTGACATGCATGACTTTAACCGGTAAATCACCAAATCCAACGTCCACAATATACGTTTCGCCTTCAAGATCGACAGCCAATGACATATGAGAGTCTTCTCTGCTGCGACCACCCCCCGGCGTATGAATCGTCCCCGCAAGGAAATACGGTTCAAAGCCTTTTGCTTCTAAATACGCTTTAAAAAAGGTATTCATCTCATAGCAGTATCCCCCTCTATGTTGTTCCACAAATTTTTCATATAAATCATTAATATCTGTAGAAATCTCAACACCATTTTGAACATCTAAATTTTCAAATGGGATATGTTGCATAAAATGGCGAAGGTAATAATCCAACGCTTCAACGCGCGTCTCAAATTGTTTATTTTGATCCACTGCGATTCTTTCATCTATTTTTTGTACATCCATAATATGATGCCCTCCCCCTATCATGTTAATGACACTATCATATCTGTAAAAGATTCATTTGACAAATGGAATGCATTCCGCTTAAAATAAGTGATAGTTAATTCCGTTTATAAAGGAGCGTCTTCAGATATGTCTCAAATCAATTCGAAATCCCACTATATGCCAGCTGTCATTGTAATGATATTGGGGGCTTTTATCGCAGTACTTAACCAAACATTACTCACAACTGTACTTCCTGAAATTATGCGGGATTTTAGTCTCACAAGTTCTACTGCTCAGTGGCTCACCACGATCTTTATGCTTGTCAACGGTATTATGATTCCAATCACAGCGTATTTAACACAGCGCTTTTCATTGAGAAAATTATTTATGACCGCGCTCACTTTGTTCATTTTG from Staphylococcus lutrae encodes:
- the ssuE gene encoding NADPH-dependent FMN reductase gives rise to the protein MVKVTIIAGGHKVASRLTGVIEYTERYLNQAEIETEVIQVHQLDAKALITADFSNASITATHQAIEESEGIIIISPVFKAAYSGILKTYLDLLPRRVFTGKTVLPLAVGGSFAHVLAMQYSLDPVIKELGADTIHKGRFILDQHISYNDDGSYHFDREADEALSKTLKKFVDDKSTVKS
- a CDS encoding arylamine N-acetyltransferase family protein; its protein translation is MDVQKIDERIAVDQNKQFETRVEALDYYLRHFMQHIPFENLDVQNGVEISTDINDLYEKFVEQHRGGYCYEMNTFFKAYLEAKGFEPYFLAGTIHTPGGGRSREDSHMSLAVDLEGETYIVDVGFGDLPVKVMHVTEHGEDTVDDTNGTYRAVSGQGMIRVQKWVDDAWQTKYEVTNKARNLDYFDDKIEYNSKNPESVFVKRLIVTMPTSVGRVTLSHQNFTVTDEEGKRKSPVTKENYRQLLNTHFGIDLKVDRLEKIEAE
- a CDS encoding SdrD B-like domain-containing protein — encoded protein: MLSEDTTQPGDMPANPASNTASNQAVATDMPAAQPPTPTPTPSETTEVKPTSPTTTEAPQPSQNASEAVIAVPTTTEKASSSHVALSNTPPIHTVAVDNTSGISNIKTVITDKDKNNGDNDGVVYPHQLGHLETQINFNVDDSVKAGDTFEVKYSNNVQISDFFENRSTPPSIYNSGGELIATGRYDLNTRTLTYTFTDFVDKHNNVSAQLNLLSYIERDVVKQAGPQKVDVTVAGQTTSRTFDVKYQDVISENNVNINSFFDEFDFVSGEYSQVAYVNLLKKTISKPEVKIFGYGNNTMPESSSAVVASNDTVKVYEVPDGVTLADSYKPDFSKLLELTPHTDYTLTYNTNGTDMVSIKFAEQVTSKRYVVYTKGMQDLKSTQPLVQRVSLLGNDEKNTVRTTVYSENRIETLKSSASGQGEKHFNLGNRVWEDVNHNNVQDIADKGIANVTVTLKNPQTNEVLQTTVTDAEGYYLFSNLNNGDYIVEFTDPTVNAAGKQFVPVEVHVGNSEIDSDMQRVAVTIHDADDLSIDRGFRVVPDPTYTIGDKVWEDTNKNGIQDQNEPGIAGVKVVLTKADGTTEETMTDEQGMYHFTHLVNGQYKVTFYPPEGYEATLQDIGNDAFDSDGKEVTVTVNNADDMTIDSGFYRPTVEPTPEKPSEPGNPEGPTPEKPNEPSNPENPTPEKPSEPGNPENPTPEKPGEPMQPNHDPIKKVVSYTKSDSMSKNKKESLPETGEAETMQTPLIGSILALLGGLFILRRPRQTKKDNK
- a CDS encoding TetR/AcrR family transcriptional regulator encodes the protein MKNQEKTKRLDARRNKKKILMTVSQMLHENSDLESINMTAIAKRAEVGVGTLYRHFASKSLLCQAVINDQISDMFDEIESFLAAYSEASMYDRIYGVLEIFIKFKERNLNLLSFIEKHGLKENSFSAAPFYHDLYRILENEIAKQDEMTDVQLKLDLLLNGFSSDVYLFERFTRGYSKEKYLNKLLEIYLK